In a single window of the Nicotiana tomentosiformis chromosome 8, ASM39032v3, whole genome shotgun sequence genome:
- the LOC104089688 gene encoding cytoplasmic tRNA 2-thiolation protein 1-like — MEKAAKPRGRLCTLCNEKRAALKRPKTLEQICRECFYAVFEDEIHRVIVDNQLFKPGERIAIGASGGKDSTVLAYVMSELNCRHKYGLDLFLLSVDEGITGYRDDSLETVKRNELQYGLPLKVVSYSELYGWTMDEIVKLIGLKNNCTFCGVFRRQALDRGSALLKVDKLVTGHNADDIAETVLLNILRGDIARLSRCTSIITGEDGPIPRCKPFKYTYEKEIVMYAYFKKLDYFSTECIYSPNAYRGFAREFIKDLERIRPRAILDIIKSGEDFRISTSTKMPEQGNCERCGYISSQKWCKACVLLEGLNRGLPKLGIGRSRDLDNKRNTNMKQANGTQNLQSKQCGSLDF, encoded by the exons ATGGAGAAGGCGGCGAAGCCAAGGGGCCGACTGTGTACCCTCTGTAACGAAAAACGCGCCGCGCTTAAACGCCCTAAAACCCTTGAACAA ATATGCAGGGAGTGTTTTTACGCAGTGTTTGAAGATGAGATTcatagggttattgtggataaCCAGCTTTTCAAGCCTGGGGAACGTATAGCTATTGGAGCTTCCGGTGGAAAAG ATTCAACAGTGCTTGCATATGTAATGTCAGAGTTGAACTGTAGACACAAATATGGATTGGATCTCTTCTTACTATCAGTGGATGAAGGCATAACTGGTTACAGAGACGACTCTCTTGAAACAGTCAAAAGAAATGAATTACAG TATGGACTTCCTCTAAAAGTAGTTTCCTACAGCGAATTGTATGGTTGGACAATGGATGAAATAGTGAAATTGATAGGCTTGAAGAATAATTGCACATTTTGTGGTGTTTTTCGTCGGCAG GCTCTTGATCGAGGTTCTGCGTTGCTAAAGGTAGACAAGCTTGTTACCGGACATAATGCAGATGATATTGCTGAAACAGTCCTTTTAAATATTTTACGAGGTGATATTGCAAG GTTGAGTAGATGCACATCTATAATTACTGGAGAAGACGGGCCAATACCAAGATGCAAGCCTTTCAAATACACATATGAGAAGGAAATTGTCAT GTACGCATACTTTAAAAAGCTGGACTACTTCTCTACAGAGT GTATTTATTCCCCTAATGCTTACCGTGGCTTTGCTCGTGAGTTCATTAAAGATTTAGAAAGAATAAG ACCAAGAGCCATTCTTGACATTATCAAATCAGGTGAGGACTTTCGGATCTCCACCTCTACAAAGATGCCAGAACAAGGAAATTGTGAAAGATGTGGTTATATATCCAGCCAG AAATGGTGCAAAGCATGTGTCTTGCTTGAGGGCCTCAATCGTGGCTTGCCGAAGTTAGGCATTGGGCGGAGTCGAGATCTTGATAACAAACGTAATACTAATATGAAACAAGCTAATGGAACACAAAATTTACAGAGCAAACAGTGTGGAAGCTTGGACTTTTGA
- the LOC138897680 gene encoding uncharacterized protein gives MVRDCPRIRRGAAPQAPWIPQGPHIMVATPVASLPIPLARGGGSTYSYVSSYFAPYLDISRGSLSAHVYVPTPVGDSIIVDRVYWSCLVTISGYETRVNLLLFSMVDSDVILGMEWLSPYHAILDCHAKIVKLAMLGLPRLELRGALDYIPSKVMSFIKAHRMVKKGCDTYLAFVRDVSADTPTVELVPAVRDFPEVFPADLPGMPHDRISILVLT, from the exons atggtgagggactgtccCAGGATTAGAAGGGGTGCAGCTCCACAGGCTCCATGGATTCCACAGGGTCCACATATTATGGTTGCTACTCCAGTTGCCTCTCTACCTATACCgctagctaggggtggag gttccacttattcatatgtgtcatcttactttgctccatatttggatatatctcgtggttctttgagtgctcatgtataTGTGCCCACGCCtgtaggagattctattattgtagaccgtgttTACTGGTCATGTTTAGTCACCATTagtggttatgagaccagagttAATTTATTGCTATTCAGTATGGTAGACTCtgatgtgatattgggcatggaatggttgtcgccctatcacgctattctggattgtcacgccaagattgtAAAATTGGCTATGCTAGGGCTGCCGCGGTTGGAGTTGAGGGGtgcattggattatattcctagcaagGTAATGTCCTTTATAAAGGCACAtcgaatggttaagaaggggtgtgatacatatctagcctttgtgagagatgtcagtgctgatactcctaccgttgagttagttccagCAGTGAGAGATTTCCCAGAGGTGTTTCCAGccgacctaccgggcatgccgcacgataggatatcgattttggtattgacttag